From a region of the Synechococcales cyanobacterium T60_A2020_003 genome:
- a CDS encoding glutaminase has product MDQGRLPRYIPKLAIACPTWFAAQISTVDDRVYEVGDRTLRFPLMSVIKPFLFLSILEQYGTEQTLTHVGIDPSDQPFNSLDQLQQDQGFPRNPMINSGAIALSALLPGETPAIACQRFQQWLKDQAGCHLDLDLSMLESVRSVPNERNWAIAQALCQSGHLAGSVDDALDIYERVCCLSGTVADLAQLGVLLLRSSDLIQTPHRRMVQAVMLTCGLYEQSCRFAVEVGLPTKSGVSGCMLTLVPGKGAIACYSPPLDAIGNSVAGLDFIRRVVRHCDLSLFA; this is encoded by the coding sequence ATGGATCAAGGACGGTTGCCGAGGTATATTCCCAAGCTGGCCATCGCCTGTCCGACTTGGTTCGCCGCACAAATTAGTACGGTGGATGATAGGGTCTACGAAGTGGGCGATCGCACCCTGCGGTTTCCTTTGATGAGCGTAATCAAGCCGTTTCTGTTTCTCTCTATTTTGGAACAGTACGGCACCGAACAGACCTTGACCCATGTAGGTATTGATCCCTCGGATCAGCCGTTTAATTCCCTAGACCAACTCCAGCAGGATCAGGGATTTCCGCGTAATCCCATGATTAACAGTGGTGCGATCGCTCTTTCTGCATTACTGCCAGGAGAGACACCCGCGATCGCCTGTCAACGGTTTCAACAGTGGCTCAAGGATCAGGCTGGATGTCATCTCGACCTAGATCTTTCGATGCTGGAGTCGGTGCGATCGGTGCCGAATGAACGAAATTGGGCGATCGCTCAAGCACTCTGCCAATCGGGACACTTGGCAGGTTCCGTAGATGATGCCCTAGATATCTATGAACGGGTTTGCTGTCTATCGGGAACGGTGGCTGATCTGGCTCAGTTGGGAGTATTGCTCCTTCGCTCTAGCGACCTGATTCAGACCCCGCATCGACGGATGGTGCAAGCGGTAATGCTGACCTGTGGCCTATACGAACAGTCCTGTCGGTTTGCGGTCGAGGTAGGCTTGCCCACAAAATCGGGCGTGAGCGGTTGTATGTTGACCTTGGTTCCCGGCAAAGGGGCGATCGCCTGCTATAGTCCACCCTTAGACGCGATCGGCAACTCAGTAGCCGGACTGGACTTCATTCGGCGGGTGGTGCGTCACTGCGATCTGAGTCTATTTGCGTAA